In Ctenopharyngodon idella isolate HZGC_01 chromosome 2, HZGC01, whole genome shotgun sequence, the following are encoded in one genomic region:
- the kcnmb2 gene encoding calcium-activated potassium channel subunit beta-2, with protein MFFVKGVKTTQVTQQRVIYKRLWGYELKDKKRTETALKAGEDRAILLGLGMVFSSVMMYFVICITMVRTYADSVLTDETTCIVLNSTLTKDINCSYNCGSDCWRSSKYPCLQVYVSLNATGRIGLLVHNEEMLDVSSECFYVPKCQKDHSALRVMVQNISEHLKTQQQVTCYHDSSEHQASILLNRLHGSSAVFHSLFWPSCMLSGGTLIILMVKLTQYLSILCEQIGKAPK; from the exons ATGTTCTTTGTGAAGGGAGTCAAAACAACACAAGTCACTCAACAAAG GGTAATTTATAAGAGATTATGGGGTTATGAGCTAAAGGACAAAAAACGGACAGAAACAGCGCTGAAGGCCGGAGAGGACAGGGCCATCCTGCTGGGTTTGGGCATGGTGTTCAGCTCAGTCATGATGTACTTTGTGATCTGTATCACCATGGTGCGCACGTATGCAGACAG TGTATTGACAGATGAGACCACCTGTATTGTGCTTAACTCCACTCTAACAAAGGATATCAATTGTTCATACAATTGTGGCTCCGACTGCTGGCGAAGCTCTAAGTACCCCTGTCTACAGGTCTACGTCAGCCTGAATGCCACCGGCCGAATTGGGCTGCTTGTTCACAATGAGGAGATGCTGGACGTCAGTTCAGAG TGTTTTTATGTGCCAAAATGCCAGAAGGACCACAGCGCCCTCCGTGTTATGGTCCAAAATATTTCAGAACATCTGAAGACGCAGCAGCAGGTAACATGTTACCACGACTCCAGCGAGCATCAGGCCAGTATCCTTCTGAACCGTCTGCATGGCAGCAGTGCAGTTTTCCACTCTCTCTTCTGGCCCTCCTGCATGTTATCTGGAGGAACCCTCATCATACTCATGGTCAAGCTCACTCAATACCTTTCCATACTGTGTGAACAAATTGGCAAAGCACCAAAGTGA
- the kcnmb3 gene encoding calcium-activated potassium channel subunit beta-3, translated as MDRDVFHQQGQLQETGGNWRKDRDLKCNEKARAQIPESSVGEDRAILLGFTMMTFSILMYFLVGIVMVKPCLHSNWNNFANCSLVQIDLLDEVMDCRGIVSFKCLRVLVNISSPEKTLRLYYDEDFVKSRPKVQSFPQCFYIPKCQQNKTEQETEASNIKHVLSTQGENMTCYLSATYPDDAIFRRKYTIQMALYYLLWPSLMLFGGILLVGLVKLNQHLASLCTEISREELLGKQSKLTEGRIYRFLRCRPGGNMEQHDQVSYRK; from the exons ATGGACCG GGATGTCTTCCACCAGCAAGGCCAATTACAGGAAACTGGAGGGAACTGGAGGAAAGATAGGGATCTGAAATGCAATGAGAAAGCCAGAGCTCAAATTCCAGAGTCCAGTGTGGGAGAAGACAGAGCCATCCTATTGGGCTTCACCATGATGACCTTCTCCATCCTCATGTACTTTCTGGTTGGAATTGTGATGGTGAAACCATGTCTCCATAG CAACTGGAACAATTTTGCCAACTGCTCATTAGTCCAGATTGATTTGCTGGATGAAGTGATGGACTGCCGTGGCATTGTCAGCTTTAAATGCCTGCGTGTTTTGGTAAACATCTCGTCCCCTGAAAAAACACTTCGACTTTACTACGATGAAGATTTTGTGAAATCCAGGCCAAAGGTAC AATCTTTCCCTCAGTGTTTCTACATTCCGAAATGCcaacaaaacaagacagaacAAGAAACTGAGGCCAGTAACATCAAACATGTGTTAAGTACGCAAGGGGAAAACATGACATGCTATCTCAGTGCTACATACCCAGATGACGCCATCTTTAGGAGGAAATACACCATTCAAATGGCCTTATATTACCTGCTGTGGCCCAGCCTCATGTTGTTTGGTGGGATCCTCCTGGTGGGGCTGGTGAAACTCAACCAGCATCTTGCATCCCTCTGCACTGAGATCAGTAGAGAGGAGTTACTTGGCAAGCAGAGTAAACTGACGGAGGGAAGGATCTACCGGTTCTTAAGATGCAGGCCTGGGGGCAACATGGAGCAGCATGACCAAGTTAGCTATAGAAAATAG